CTCGGGCACGTCCAGTTCGAGACGGGGGAAGCGCCGCAGCAGCGCGGTGAGCGCGACCGCGGTCTCCATCCGGGCGAGCGGGGCGCCCAGGCAGTAGTGGATGCCGTGGCCGAGGGCGAGGTGGCCGTTGTCGCGGCGGCGCACGTCGAGCCGGTCCGGGTCGGGGAACTGCTCGCCGTCGCGGTTGGCCGAGGCGAGTGCGCACAGCACGGTCTCGCCCGCCGGAACGGTGACGCCGCCGAAGGCCACCGCCTCGCGGGTGAAACGGCGGATCGCCAGCGGGGCCGGCCCGTCGAAGCGGGCGAACTCCTCGACGGCGCCCGGGATCAGGCTCTCGTCGGCGCGCAGCGCGGCGAGCTGCCCAGGGTGGCGCAGCAGGGCGAGGACGGCGTTGCCGATGAGGTGGACGGTGTTCTCGTAGCCGGCGAAGAGGATCAGGAAGGCGAGCGAGGTGAGTTCGTCCTCACCGAGGCGGTCCTGCCGGTCCTGTTCGTCGCGGACGGCGATCAGGTCGGAGAGCAGGTCGTCGGCGGGTTCGGCGCGCTTGCGCCGGATCAGCGCGGTGAAGAACGCGAGCATCGCGCCGACGGCGGCCCCGGCGTCCTGCGGGCGGGCCGGGTCGGGGGCGACCAGGCTGTCCGTCCAGGCGCGGAAGTCACGGCGGTCCTCGGCGGGTACGCCGAGCAGGTCGCAGATCACGGTGATCGGCAGCGGCGCGGCGTACGCGGTGATCAGGTCGGCCCGGCCGTGCGGGGCCATCGCGTCGAGGAGCTTGTCGGCGACCTGCTCGACCGGGGCGCGCAGCGCGGCGATCCGCCTGGGGGTGAAGGCCTGCGAGACGAGCCGGCGGATCCGGGTGTGATCCGGCGGGTCCATGTTCAGCAGGTTGGCGTCCAGGGCGGGCGGCAGCGCGAACCCGCGGTAGTTGCCGGGCGTGGCGTGCCGCTTGTCGAGGGCGAACCGCGGGTCGGCGAGCACCTGCCGGACGTCGGCGTACCGGGTGACCAGCCAGACCGGCAGCCCGTCCGGTCCGGTGATCCGGTGGACGGGTCCTGCGGCGCGCAGCCGCGCGTAGCCGGTGTACGGGTCGGCGATCAGCGCGGCGGACGGGTCCTGCGGCGTACGCTCGCCGGCGGCTCGCGCGAGGTCGGGTGAGGTCACCCGGTCAGCCTAGTCGTCCGACCGCACGTCAGATCTTGGTGAAGGTCAGGTGGGTGACGCCGCTGGGGCTGGCGACCGTTTCGGTGCGGAAGCGCTGCTCCATCCCTTCGAGGCCGTCCCAGAGCCGCACGCCGCGCCCGAGGACGATCGGCACGACGACGACGTGCAGATGGTCGACCAGGTCCTCGGCGAGGAAGGCCCGCACGGTGCTCGGCCCGCCGCCGATCCGCACGTCCAGCCCGCCGGCGGCCTCGCGGGCCTGCCGGAGCACCTCCCGCGGCGGGGCGTCGACGAAGTGGAAGGTTGTGCCGCCCTGCATCTCGACGGCGGGCCGCGGATGGTGGGTCATCACGAAGACCGGTGTGCGGAAGGGCGGTTCGGGCCCCCACCAGCCGTTCCACTCGTGGTCCTGCCACGGGCCGTGCTGCGGGCCGAACTTGCCGCGCCCCATGATCTCCGCGCCGATGCCGTCGGCCCAGGCCCGGGCCATGGCGTTGTCCACGCCCAGGTCGCCACCCTCCTCGCCGATCATGGCGCGGAAGGTCCTGGTCGGGAAGAACCAGCTGTGCAGGCGGTCGCCGGCGTGCCCGAACGGCGCGTCGAGGCTCAGCCCCTCCCCCGTGCCGTAGCCGTCGAGCGACACCGAGAAGTTGTGGACCCGTACCTGCGACACGCGAGACCTCCGGCAGTCGGTGTTCGGGTGCGGCCCGGCCGCACCCTCCGACCGAATCTATCGCCGGGGTGGGACAGATCCCGGGAGCGCCGGTCGGCGGGCCGCGGGAACGCGTGCGGGCCGGGATGCGGCACTGCGCCGAACGGGGCAAGGTCGAGGCATGACGGATGTCGTCGTACTCCTCGAACTGGAACCGTCCACCGAGGTCCTGGACAACGGAGAGGTCGACGTCGGCGCGCGCATCCGCTGGGTCCATGCCGCACCCGCCGACCCGCAGGACCCGGAGCGGCCCGCCGGCACGACCTTCTGCGGCCTCGCCACCGGCGACCTCGAACCCGAGCCCTACCGGCCCGCCGCCCCGGGCGACACCTGGTACCCGCCGTCCCAGACCACCCGGCACTGTCTCGACTGCGACACCGCGCTGGCCGCCCGCTGAGGCCCCACCGCCGGGTGCCGCGCCCGACGCGGACGACGTGCCGCGGGTTGTGCCGGTGACGCCGGTCAGGCGGTGTCCGGTCAGGCGGTGTCCGGTGCGGCGGCGGCGAGGGCGCGGACCAGGCCGTCGGTGAGGGTGCGCAGCAGGCTGCCGTCCGGGTCGCGGTGGGGGTTGATCTCGGTGACGACCACGGCGGCGAGCTGCGGGGCCCGGGCGAACTCGGCGAGGCAGTCCAGGGCCACGGCCAGCGGCAGCCCCTGGTTGAAGTGCGGGAAGTCGGCCAGCGGGAGGTCGGTGGAGTCGATCACGTCGACGTCGAAGTGCAGCAGGAGCCGCGAGTGCCCCTCGGCCAGGGCGCGGCGGGCCGCGCGGGCGGCGGCGACCGGGTCGGTGCCCGGGGCGGTGACCTCGGTGCACGGGTGGGTGCGCAGTCCGTAGCGGGTGAGCAGTTCCACCTCGGCCGGGCCGAGCTCCACGGGGTCGTAGCCGAAGGCCGTCAGGGCGTCGGCGGGGAGCAGCGGGGTGCGAGGGCCGAGGCCGGTCAGCTCCGGCGCGCCCTCGCCGAGCAGGTGGGCGCCGACCATCGTGTCGAGGATGCCGGAGAGGGTGGTGGCGGGCACCGACAGGTCGAGGTCGCCGTCGAAGTAGATCAGTCCGGCGTCGGGGTGCCGCGCGACCAGCGCGGCGGTGACGCCGAGCGTGATGGTGCAGTCCCCGCCGATCACCAGCGGCAGCGCGCCGTCGTCGAGCAGGGCGCCGACCTTCCCGGCCACGGACCGGGCGACCTCCGCGACCGAGTCGAGGTTCTGCCGGTTGCGGTGCGCGGGGTCGGTGCGGAAGGGCACCGCCGGCAGGTCGCCGTGGTCGTGGACGCTCAGCCCGGCGCCGCGCAGTCCCTCGACCAGCCCGGCCGCGCGGACGGCGGCCGGTGCCTTCTCCTGGCCCGGTCCGTGCGTTCCGGCGCAGGACGGTACTCCCAGCAGGGCGATCTCGCGCGGCATCGAACGGCCTCTCTCCGCTTGGGCGGCCGGGAGCGGGAGCCCGGCCCGATCCGTGAGGCACATCCTAGGGCGGGCGGTGCGGCTCGGGCCGTCGCGGCGCGCGACCCGCGCGGAGGTTCAGCCGTCCTAGCCGAGCAGCATCCCGCGCCCGTGGCTGCGACCGGGCCCCGGGTACCCGCACCGAGCAGCCGGAACCGGCCGCCGAGGGCCGTCTCGCTCTCCGGCCGGCCCGTGACACCGCCCCCGCGGCCCGTCCTGTGCGCTACTGGCGGATCGTCACCACGGCGGCGGCGCCGTCGACCTGCAGGAGGTCGCCGCCGTCGCGGATCAGCACGGCGTCGAGGCGGTCCAGGAAGAGTCCGGCGGACGCCAGGGCGGTGGTGCCGTCGAGGCAGACGACCAGCAGGGTGTCGCCCTCCGCGGCCCGGACCGGGCGCGGGGCGTCGGCGGTCTCGACCCGGGCCGTCGCACGGCCGCGCCGGGTCATCACGTTGAAATCGACCACCGGGCCGGCCGACAGCCGGCAGTCGGTGGTCACGTCACCGGGGAAGGCGAACGGCCGGAGCGGCTCGGTGAGCGCATGCTCGGCACCGGCCACGGTCAGCACCATCCCGGGCCCGTCGACCAGGGTGATCACCCGGTCGATGTCGGCGAAGACGGAGAACGGCCCGCCCCGGGCGACGTCCGCGAGGCTGACCCGCCAGTCGAAGTCGGTCATCCCGGCGCCGGGCGGCCAGGCCGCGACCTCGCGCGTCACCCCGCCGCCGTTCAGCCACGGCACCGCCGTCCGCTCCGCCGCCCGCAGTACCTCGATGGCCACGCTGTCCGCCCCGTTCCGCTCGCCGGTCCGCTTCGCCGCGATTCTGTCACGCGGGCCCGCCCGTGCCGGGCACCGCAGGGCGCTGGCTCTGCGTGGGATACAGGCAGGCCGCGGACCGGCGGCACAGGTATTTTGCCGGTCCACGAACGGTCCCCGGCGTTGGCTGGGGAGAGGCCTCCCGGAGTGCCCTGCGCCGCTCCCGAAACGGCGTCAACTCCGCCGCCCCGTGCGGGCACCGCGGGCGGGCGGTGGCCGGCGACGCGCCGGGGGCCGGCGCGGCGGTCGGGCGGTCGACGGCACGGGTGTCTGAGCGCGGTAGCGGGCGGGGAGAGCTGAGTCACAGACGTTTGGTCGGAAATCATGACAAGCTGGATGGAAGTGATACCGCTCTACAGAGGACATCACCCATGCATCACGGAGCCCACCCTGCTCCCACCCCTGCCCCCCGTGCCGACGTCGCCCTCGCCCGAGGCTGTACCGAATGCCGTGGCTGGGGCAGCGTCATCACCGACTCCGGCCGGCACGAGCTGTGCCCGGCCTGCCAGCGCACCACCGAGGAGGCTCTGCCGGGCGACGAGGACCCCTCACCGGCACACACCGTCCTTCAGCCGGCCACGCCGGCCCTCTGAACGCCCGCGGCCCGGACGCCCCCGGCCGACCGGCCCCCGCCGGTTCCGGCCGACCGCCCAGGGCCGCTTGCGGATCGCGACCGCGACGAACGCAGCCGCTCGAAGAACTCACCTTCGTGGGCCGGCCGCCGTCCTCGCCATGCTGCGTGAACGCCCCCGCACCTGGTCGACGGCCGCCTGCCCGTTCGCATCCGCAACCCCGTCCACCGGCTGGTAGCCCTCCAGCGCCCCGACGAGCCTGAACTCCGCCGCGAGGCGGCCGACAGGCTGCACGGGCACGCCGCCGCGCCCGCCCACCACTGTGTCGGCGTCGCCGGGGCCGGCGTGCCGCGCCACAGTGGAGGTATGAGCATCGTCGTTCTGCACGAGCCGGTGACCGAACATGCGGTGGACCTGCGCGCCGGGGCGGGTGGCACCACCCTGCATGCGGCGCCGACCGATGTCCCGCTCACCCGGACGTTCTGCGGGCAGGAGGCCCAGGGCATGAGCCAGGTGGACATGGAGGCCGCGGGTGTCCCTGCCTGGGATCCGTCGCCGGAGTCCTCCCGGGTCTGCCCCGTGTGCGACCGGGCCGTGACCACCGGGCACTGGGACGTCCACTGACAGCCGGCCCCGGGCTTCACACGACGGACCGCACCCCGCCGACGACCGGCGGCCGGCGGCCGCGTCGCCGTGCCCCGGACCCGAGGTCAGGTGGTCAGGCCGTCGGCCGTCCACCACGCCCGGGGGGTGTCGCAGCTGCCGACGACCGGGGCCGCTGCCGGGCCGCGGTCGGTGAGGCAGCCCCCGCCGTCCGCACGGATCGTGAAGCGGGCCCGGGCGGGCTGCGACTCCCGGTGCCAGGGGTCGGCGGCGCCGACCCGGACGAAGGACCAGACCTGGGCGGGGTCGTCGACCATGGGGCCGGCCCGCTCGGTCCGCAGGTGGACCGTGCCGTCCGGTTCCGCGGTGAGGAGCAGCGGGCCGGCCGTGTCGTCGCCGGCCAGCAGGGACTGGACGAGCAGCCGTCCGTCCGCCGCCGGGCGCACCAGCCACTCCTGGGCGTCGGCGCCGGTGACGGGTGCGGTACGGAGCTCCGCACCGTCCGCGGCCCGGGAGGAGCCGAGGTCGTCGGCCTGCAGGCGCAGTCCGGTGGCGTGCGCGGTGATGACGCCGAGGCCCCGGTCGGGCAGCGGGTCGGCGGTGGCGTGGAGCGGCCGCAGGGGCGCAGCGGCGTCGGCCGAGCGGTGCCCCGGGTCCTCGTACGGCGCGGCGGCCGGCACGGGGTCGTCGGCCGCGGACGCCGCGGCGGGGCCGGCCGGCGACCCGCCGAGCAGCACGCCCGGGACGAGGGCGAGGGCCGCGGTGGCCTTCGCGGCGCTGAGGGCAGGACGGTAGGACAAGGTGGGGAACCCCCGTGAGGCTGGTGCGGTCGGTCCGGCCGGCTGCCCCGGGCAGGGACGGGGGAACGCGCCGTCGGTCGCACCGGTCGCACGGAGCTCGGGAGCCGCGGTCCGGCTCTCGTCACGGCGCCGGGCCACCGACCTCCCCCGCATGGGCACTGCCCCTCGCTCTTCCGGGGCTCGCTCGCGCCCGCCGACCCGTCTCGCTCACCAACGAGCAGCCGTCGTAAACGTCACGCCGGGCGGGGCCCGCCGGGGTCAGCTGCCGCCGGTGGCCGCCCAGGCGACGGCGTCGGCGCGCTGCGCGAGGGGGAAGGTCTTCGTTTCGCCGGGGGTCATCCAGCCGAAGAGCGCGGTCAGGTGGGTCATCCACTCGATGTCGGTCACCAGCGCGATGCGCTTCCAGGCGCCCAGGTGCTCCACGCCCACCTTGAGGTCCTGCCACAGGGCGCCGCCGGTCATGCCGTGCCACTCGGGGACGACGATGACCAACCGGACCTCGCCGCCCTCCGCGGCCTCGGCCAACGCCGGCAGCAGGACGTCCCGGTAGTCCTCGGCCGACAGCGTGCCGGCCGTCTCGAACCCGATCACGCCCGCGGGCAGGTCCTCGAGCTTCGTGATCACAGCGCCTCCAAGTGCCCGTCGCGGGTGCGACGCTCCCGACCGGAATCCGCCGCCCCGTCCATGCTGAGCCGGAGCCGCCGGCGGGGC
The nucleotide sequence above comes from Streptomyces sp. TLI_235. Encoded proteins:
- a CDS encoding cytochrome P450 — its product is MTSPDLARAAGERTPQDPSAALIADPYTGYARLRAAGPVHRITGPDGLPVWLVTRYADVRQVLADPRFALDKRHATPGNYRGFALPPALDANLLNMDPPDHTRIRRLVSQAFTPRRIAALRAPVEQVADKLLDAMAPHGRADLITAYAAPLPITVICDLLGVPAEDRRDFRAWTDSLVAPDPARPQDAGAAVGAMLAFFTALIRRKRAEPADDLLSDLIAVRDEQDRQDRLGEDELTSLAFLILFAGYENTVHLIGNAVLALLRHPGQLAALRADESLIPGAVEEFARFDGPAPLAIRRFTREAVAFGGVTVPAGETVLCALASANRDGEQFPDPDRLDVRRRDNGHLALGHGIHYCLGAPLARMETAVALTALLRRFPRLELDVPEEQLRHRPSLRARGLLELPVRF
- a CDS encoding dihydrofolate reductase yields the protein MSQVRVHNFSVSLDGYGTGEGLSLDAPFGHAGDRLHSWFFPTRTFRAMIGEEGGDLGVDNAMARAWADGIGAEIMGRGKFGPQHGPWQDHEWNGWWGPEPPFRTPVFVMTHHPRPAVEMQGGTTFHFVDAPPREVLRQAREAAGGLDVRIGGGPSTVRAFLAEDLVDHLHVVVVPIVLGRGVRLWDGLEGMEQRFRTETVASPSGVTHLTFTKI
- a CDS encoding arginase; the encoded protein is MPREIALLGVPSCAGTHGPGQEKAPAAVRAAGLVEGLRGAGLSVHDHGDLPAVPFRTDPAHRNRQNLDSVAEVARSVAGKVGALLDDGALPLVIGGDCTITLGVTAALVARHPDAGLIYFDGDLDLSVPATTLSGILDTMVGAHLLGEGAPELTGLGPRTPLLPADALTAFGYDPVELGPAEVELLTRYGLRTHPCTEVTAPGTDPVAAARAARRALAEGHSRLLLHFDVDVIDSTDLPLADFPHFNQGLPLAVALDCLAEFARAPQLAAVVVTEINPHRDPDGSLLRTLTDGLVRALAAAAPDTA
- a CDS encoding SpoIIAA-like protein; this translates as MITKLEDLPAGVIGFETAGTLSAEDYRDVLLPALAEAAEGGEVRLVIVVPEWHGMTGGALWQDLKVGVEHLGAWKRIALVTDIEWMTHLTALFGWMTPGETKTFPLAQRADAVAWAATGGS